AGCGCAGTCAGGCCGCTCAGCACCGGCACGGCCCCGTACACCAGCAGGGGCAGCGAGGGGCTGTGGACTTCCAGGAGCCGCACCAGGGGCCCCAGGATGGCCCCTGCACGGGACGCCATCTGGCCCAGGCTCACGGCCGTCATCCTGTGGGAGCCAGCGGCCGCATGAGAGGCCGTGGGGCCGCCCCTGGTGTCCCCCATCTGCCTGGCTTGGGGAGGCCGGAACATCCCACGTGGAAGAGACAAGCTCAGACGTGAAACTAGGAGTGGATTCCCTGCCTGGGTCCCGCCCACCCCAGATCCCGCCCCATCCATGGCCCCGCCCCCGTCGTGggctcctcccccaccccgccccgccccatcCCTGGACCTCTCTCTCCACGGCCCCGCCCCCCGCCGTggacccccccccgccccgcccactCTGAGTCCCGCCCCATCCATGGCCCTGCCCCGCAGTGGGCTcctgccccgccccgcccggGCCCCGCCCCACCTCCCAGTCCCTTGGCCCCGCCCCACCTCACCTGAGCACGGTGGGGAAGAGCTCTCCCCCATAGATGCTGGTGCAGGTGAAGGCGGCCCCCACGAAGCCCAGCGCCAGCACAGCGAGCACCGAGCGCACGGCCCCCATCTCTGCGGGTAGAGACGGGATCAGCAGGGccggcagcaggggcccaggttTTAAAGGAGTGTCTGGTGAGGGCCACACCCTctccagccacagcagcccaAGTTGCTGTTTCTGCCCCGCCCCGCGGCTGCCCCAACGTCCACGCACCGTGGGGCACCAGCATATTGGCCAGGATGCAGAGGCCGGGCAGCACCAGCGACCCCACCTGCGAAGGCCGGCGGCCCAGGCGGTTCAGGGACAGCAggctggaggccttggctggcagGTCCACCAGCCCGATGAGCACCTGCAGCAGGAAGATGTCCCCACCCAGAGCCTGCAGGTCCAGGACTAGGCCGTAGAAGGTGAAGCCGAAGGCAAACCTAAGGGCAGcatgcaggggaggcaggggcttGCACCCACACCCCGCAGTACCCAAGGGCCCCCCATGCCTGGATGCTTGCTTCTCATGACTTCCCACAAGGCTAGGGCCTTTGGTCTTGGCCGGGCGCCCTGTCCTGGGCTCTGGCAGTCCCCATGCCCTCTCCCCAGTCGCTCCAGCCAGCTGGACTGTGCCCTGTCATGGTGTAGGAGGTGGGGGGATGTTGACAGGTTCAGGAGATGGGGCTGTACTGCGGCCACATCCTTGGGTCCTGGGACCAACACGGGACCACACCAGGTCTTTCTGGTGccctggagcagggggcagggcagggcagtgatGGGGGCAGGGCTGAGGGCATCACCAGCAGAGCATGGAGACATAGGTTCGCAGACGCAGTGCCGGCAGGCGCACAAGCATGTCCAGCTTGGGAGGGGCCTGATTCCCGCTCAGCTCCTCCCGCGTGGCTGACAGCAGGAcctgcagggcagggggaggtggggagggcgcTTTTGGCACCTGGAGCCCAGGGCAGGCCTGTGGGGGGTCGGGGCCGCTGAGTCTGAGTTGCAGGCCTGCGGGAGGGCCTAATCCAGCCTCACCTCCATGGTCAGCGCGTCCCCTGCCGGCCTCCTCCCGTTGGTGGCAGCCACCCTCCGCAGCTCCCGCAGGCTGCGCTCCGGGCTGCCTGTGCTGAGGAGCCACCTGGCCGACTCTGGGAGCCACCTGGGGTGAGGGGCCAGTGGAAGAGCCTGGCTTGTACCTGCCTCACCATCCCGGCTGTCCAAGGGGGCTAGCTCAGCTCAGGGCAACTGAAGGCAATGCAACTATAGACTGGGCTGGCTGCCAGGTGGGAGAAGGCCCCCTGAGGGCATGGGACCCCAGGTTCATCAtagtcccctcccccccaccaccaccaccactgtgcTATCCTGCTCTGCTGAGGGAGGGTTCAGGCTACCAGCAGGGTCTATGGCATAGCACTCTGGTGTCTGTTAATTCCAGTGCCCCGAGGCCACCTCCAATGCTCACCTGGCCCTCACCATGGTCATCAAGGCCAGAGCTCCCTGCATTGTCCTGCCAGCCTGCTGAGCCCTCGCTCAggtcccctccccgccccgcccccagcctctGCATGCGGTGTGTGAAGCACTACTCCCCATGAGGCGAGGGCGGCTGGAAGAGCAGGTGTAAGGGTATTCCACAGCGGAGGTGTcctggggcagctggggaggAGGAGACTCTGGGGAATATGGGGCTGTGGCATTTAAGGGGGGGGCTTGGCCCCCCAGGTCAGGGAGGGGCGCAGCACCCACCATGAGTAGGCAAAGCAGATGAAGAAGGGCACTGAGATAGCCATCTGCAGCAGTGACCAGTCGCGCACGCCGTATGCCACGGCACCCGTCAGCACCTGGCCGACGCTGAAGCCCAGCGAGTTCAAGGTCATCAGCAAGGGGTGGGCCTTGGTGGACGTCCACTCCATCACTGCAGGGAGCCGGGCCGTCAGCTCAGGCCCTGGGCAGAGCCCCACTCCCACTCCGACCTCGGGGCACCAGGTCAGGGGTCAGAGGGCAGGGGAGACACCTACGGAGAGTGCCCGTGTTCATCATGATGCCCGACACGGATAATGCCGACAGGAACCGGAACAGGCAGTACAGGGGGAAGCTGGGCGCGAAGGCCACGGCCGTGCCTGCCACAGCCATCTGCAGGTAGCTCCAGGTCAGCACGAGCCGGCGCCCGAACCTGTGGTGCAAGCGCACTCGCAGGGGAGGCATGGGCTGCGGCGTGGGCCACCGTCACCCCCGATCGACCCTGAGTCACGGAGGGGCCAGATCTGCAGATCACCTCTGGGACAACAGGGGAGTTCCCAAGGGGGGAGCAGGAGCACGGGTGAGCAGGGACCGAGTTCCCCGTCACCAGGGATTGTTCCAGCAGCAGGGGGCGGCAGGCCTGGAGCCGCACATGTGGGCACATGGGGATGGACACATGGTCGCCTAGGGAAGGGTCCAGTAGTCAGGGCGTTGCAAACTGGAGCGGAGGGCTGGGTCTCTGTCCCAGCTCCGCTTCCAACAGTCCACTGGTTgccaacacacaccctgggaagcagcaggcaaagGCTCAGCTACCTGCATCCCTGTCACACCgcagggaagacccagatgaagtgcccagctctgggctttagcactgcccagcccagtccaggcaGGCTGGGAATGGGGGGCACCTCCTTGGCCCTGCCAGCAGTGCAGGGGCGAGGGGCGAGGGGCgaggaatatgtgtgtgtgtgtgtatgtagggggAGGGGCCTG
The sequence above is a segment of the Ochotona princeps isolate mOchPri1 chromosome 4, mOchPri1.hap1, whole genome shotgun sequence genome. Coding sequences within it:
- the LOC101533135 gene encoding solute carrier family 22 member 12, with amino-acid sequence MAFSELLEHVGSLGRFQVLQMVALVIPILWLTTHNLLENFSAGVPDHRCWTPLLDNGTAPDGHLGGTLDPEALLAVSIPLDPNQQPHQCLRFRQPQWQLLDPNVTAGNRSEAATEPCLDGWVYDHSIFTSTIVTQWDLVCDFQNLKPMAQSIYLAGILVGAAACGHTSDRFGRRLVLTWSYLQMAVAGTAVAFAPSFPLYCLFRFLSALSVSGIMMNTGTLLMEWTSTKAHPLLMTLNSLGFSVGQVLTGAVAYGVRDWSLLQMAISVPFFICFAYSWWLPESARWLLSTGSPERSLRELRRVAATNGRRPAGDALTMEVLLSATREELSGNQAPPKLDMLVRLPALRLRTYVSMLCWFAFGFTFYGLVLDLQALGGDIFLLQVLIGLVDLPAKASSLLSLNRLGRRPSQVGSLVLPGLCILANMLVPHEMGAVRSVLAVLALGFVGAAFTCTSIYGGELFPTVLRMTAVSLGQMASRAGAILGPLVRLLEVHSPSLPLLVYGAVPVLSGLTALLLPETRGLPLPDTVEDLQKQ